The Motacilla alba alba isolate MOTALB_02 chromosome 23, Motacilla_alba_V1.0_pri, whole genome shotgun sequence genomic interval GTCCCAGTAGGTGACAGTTTTGGGGGCAGTGAGGaatggggacagcagcaggggccAGCGGGAGGATCGCTGCGGCTGCGTTTCCCGATGCTCTGCTGGAATGTGTTGCTTTTGGTGCAATCCCTTCTATTCCCACTGTCTCTCATTAGGTTTGCAAGTAGGCACTATTCTGATTCATATATCTGtaactgtcccagctgctgcacgCCACCGCGAATGCTCCCACGGGGACAGAGCTACGGGCGTTCCTTCACCACCGGCCAGGTGCGTTCTGTGGCTCAGGTTTcacagggcaggctggggcagggatgtgggGGATGTCGCTCTGAGCATCCCTTGCCCTGGCTCAGCCTCACCCACTGCTCTCCCCAGATCAACGACGAGCTCAACCACCAGTTTGAGGCCGTCTGCGAGTCGGTTTTTGGCGAGGTGGAGTCGCAGGCCGTGGAGGCGCTGGACCTGCCCGGCTGCTTCCGCATGCGGAGCCACAGCTACCTGCGGGCGATCCAGGCGGGCTGCTCCCAGGACGACGACTGTCTCTCACTCTTCTCCATGTCGGCCCCTCCTGGGCCGCCCATCACCAGCAGCATCCTGAAGCCCAGCACTTGTGAGTCCTATGGGGTGGCGAGGGCTTGGCCGCGTGAGGGAACCCCacatctccctgcctgctcacctgggcaccTGCCAagggctcctcctgccttcctcctggCCCTTGACCCCTGTAGTGCCCAGGACAGGGTGTGAGCATCCTGCTCGTCACCCAGTCCCAGTCAGggggctgctctgtgtccccagcgCCCATTTGCCATCCCCTCCTTCTGTCCCCATCTCTGCCCcttgctgggtgctgcagcaaTGTGGTCAGTGTGGGTCTGGGGTGCTTTCCAATCCCAAAAACTGCTCAATCAGCCCCTCTGAAATCTGGCCCATATCTAACCCAGCTCAGGGGTAAACCCTGTGGGGCCATGATCCCCGTGCTGTGGGAGGAGACAGGCAGCATTCCCCGGGGTCCCTGTTCGTGGCGGGAAATGAGCAAGTGTCTGTGTTTTCACGTGCCTTTTCATCCTGCGCCTCTCCCACAACAGCCTTCAGTTACAGAAAAGCTCCACCTCCCATCCCTCCAGGAACCAAAGCCAAACCTCTCATCTCCGTCACGGCGCAGAGCAGCACCGAGTCCACCCACGAGAGCTACCTGCCCAGCGAGGTCGCCCGCAGCCCCGCCTGGTCCAAAGATGCCGCGGCCCGCTGCAACTCGGCCGAGAGCCTGGAGAGCTCCAAGGTGACGGCCGTGGCCCTCGACCTGCCCCCGGTGcagccccgcgccgctcccAAGCCCTCCACGCTCATCATCAAGGCCATCCCAGGCCGGGAGGAGCTGCGGAGCTTGGCTCGGCAGCGGAAGTGGCGTCCCTCCATCGGCGTGCAGGTGGGCTCCGCTCCTCCCTGCGGGCTGCCCGAGGGGTGTGGGCCACGCTGAGCCACCATGCTGCGTTTTGGGGCTGCCCTCCAGAGCTCTCTCTCTGCCCCTCGGCAGGTTGAGGCCGTCTCTGACTCGGATACGGAGAGCCGGAGCCAGAGGGAGTTCCACTCCATCGGGGTGCAGGTGGAGGAGGACAAAAGGTACCACATGGCTGGACTGTCACCCTGGACTGTCACCCTGGACTGGGCTGACCTGCCGCACTCGCTGCACTGAGGCATTGAGTTCCTGGGGGTCCTGCACACCACCGCTACCCCACAGcatcttttccctctctgctctggctgaaaccccagagctcagcaccatccccatcccaggctAGCTGCCCCCACCTGGAGCAGGATTTGGCCTTTCCTTTGtcctctctgctgcccagggaaggggctgccctattcctgtcctgtgctgggtctcctctgctgggctcagcccttAGCTTTGAGCCCATGCCAGGTGCAGATGAACCTTTGGGCATTTCTGCAGCTCACCATGACATTTTGGCTGGGATGGGAATGCCAGGTGTGCCAGAACCTGCATGGCCTGCGGGAGGGGAGCTCCGGCATTGTGCCCATGCAGCCTGGTGCTCCTCTCCATCCCCGGTCCAGCGCCGGTAGCCATGGAAAcaggctgagagcagaggagatgaGGGACTGGCGGATcgcagctgctcagggctgcgCCTGTGGCCCTGGATGCTCTGGGATCCACCCCggcatccccagccccatcctACCCGTGGGTGTCCCTCACCCTGCCCCTGCCACTGTCATAGCTGATGGGGAGGGGGGACAGCACAATCCCTTCTGGCCGCGAGGGTCCCCACGCTCTCCCTGTCTCCGCAGACGAGCGCGCTTCAAGCGCTCCAACAGCGTGACAGCGGGCGTGCAGGCGGACCTGGAGCTCGAGGGCTTCACCGGCCTGGCCGTGGCCACCGAGGACAAAGCCCTGCAGTTCGGGCGGCCCTTCCAGCGGCACTCCTCGGAGCCCGAGTCGGGCCGGCAGTACGCCGTGTACAAGACGGTGCACACGCAGGGGCAGTGGGCGTACCGCGAGGATTACCAGCTGCAGTACGACACGGTGGAGGTGCCCCGGCGGGACGCCTGGATCGAGCGGGGCTCCCGCAGCCTCCCTGACTCCGGCCGCGCCTCCCCGTGCCACCGCGACGGCGAGTGGTTCATCaaactgctgcaggcagaggtggAGAAGATGGAGGGCTGGTGCCAGCAGATGGAGAGGGAGGCCGAGGACTATGACCTGCCCGAGGAGAGTGAGTCGGGAGGGGATCGCAGCAAAGACAGGGGCTGGggatcctgcagagctgggggggcACAGTCATTGTCCAGCAGTGCTCCCACCTTGGAGCATCTTCCCTGCCAAGGCTAAAGAGGTTGGGTGAGGGCAAGAAACACAGGGAAACcctctggggctgggatgtGAAGGAGAGGAGAGACACGATGTGTTGGAGGGCAATGAGCTGCCTGTGACTGTCTGCTCTCCCCCCCAGTCCTGGAGAAGATCCGGAGCGCagtgggcagtgcccagctcctcaTGTCCCAGAAGGTGCAGCAGTTCTACCGCCTCTGCCAGCAGAACATGGTGAGTGTGGGCAGCGTGCCAGGGGTCAGCTGTGGTGGGGAGGGGGTGTCTCATACCCTCAGCCAGTGACTGTGGACTACCATGGAGGAGAGCTGGAcacagagccccagcacagggggctgGGTGGCCCTATGTTCAGCAGAGCCAACATCCCTCTGATGGATGAGGATGGtactctgtccctctgtccccacaggaTCCCAACGCATTCCCTGTGCCCACCTTCCAAGACCTGGCTGGCTTCTGGgacctcctgcagctctccattGAGGATGTCAGCATGAAGTTTggggagctccagcagctcaaggCCAATGGGTGGAAGATCATGGAGCCCAAGGTgagggcagggctctgccactgGCACTTGTATCTGTcacctcttcctccctcctcatccCCAAGCACATCTGCACCCGAACCACTGCTGGGCTCTCACTGGTGGCTGCTTTTAGCAAACCCTTGAAaagcagagatgggaaaaaGCTAGAGAAAGGCTGTTCTCTCACTGATGTATCCCAGCAAAGGGCCAGGCAGGGTACTGGCACGGGATGGATAAAGGGGTGTGCAGCCCTGCCTTGCAACCTGTGGGAGGGTCTGTGGAGCCTCTCCCCATGGCTTGTGCCCGCTGGGATGCCCATTCCTGGGAGGCGCCAGCCTGAAGCCCCTGTTGTCTgtgcaggaggagaagaaggtgCCTCCCCCGATACCAAAGAAGCCGCCGCGCTCCAAGGTGCACCCGGTGAAGGAGCGCTCCCTGGACTCGGTGGACCGGCAGCGGCAGGAGGCCCGCAAGCGGCTCCTGGCAGCCAAGCGAGCCGCCTCCTTCCGCCAGAGCTCGGCCACTGAGAGCGCGGACAGCATCGAGATCTACATCCCCGAGGCGCAGACCCGGCTGTGACCGCAGCCTCCGCTTTTCTACCCGGACTGGACGGCGCGGCCGTAGCTCACTGTGATGGGGGGCCGCGGGGAcaccctggggcagctctcGGCCCCActcacagcttctctctttTCTATCTTAGCCCTTTCGTGGATCCGACGGCGGGTGAACGCAAAGCCCGGTTCTGCCCCGTCCCCTcgcccccccgcccccgcccgcatgcccctgccagcctctcctggggtccggggctctccctccctctgccctccctggggctgtgtcccagcttTCTGTCCCCTTCCCACTCGCCAGCCCTTCTGCACACCCGCCCCTGCATCCCAACCCCGAGAGAGGCGACCTtcagcgcccggccccgccgggctggaggggaggaggctgcaggcaggcccCCCCGCCTCTCTGTACTCAGTGCAATCCCCTGGTGTGT includes:
- the DLGAP3 gene encoding disks large-associated protein 3 isoform X1, with protein sequence MMKGYHGERSQTQPSSGHRCRCIPENCEHPADYIPHGPEGRPPYLLSPSEPCSLEHPYCPARSPGAASECPGGPLSEPPSASASSTFPRMHHAQQPYDSCDECMATAHPASKINRLPPTLLDQFEKQLPLHHDGFHTLQYPRAGGAEPRSESPSRIRHLVHSVQKLFAKSHSLEAPAKRDYNGAKMDGRGDGYHHHHHHHHHHHHHQSRHGKRSKSKDRKVDSRHRSKMLGWWSSDDNLDSDSSYMVSGRHAADQGTQYCVDAPESAFRDLTLKSLKGGGEGKCLACAGMSMSLDGQTLKRSAWHTMTVSQAREAYPSAGGTEKTLMLQEAKAKDRAYQYLQVPQDEWSGYPAGKDGEIPCRRMRSGSYIKAMGDEDSADSDISAKVLPRAATRRDSYRRSSSADQARTKFASRHYSDSYICNCPSCCTPPRMLPRGQSYGRSFTTGQINDELNHQFEAVCESVFGEVESQAVEALDLPGCFRMRSHSYLRAIQAGCSQDDDCLSLFSMSAPPGPPITSSILKPSTSFSYRKAPPPIPPGTKAKPLISVTAQSSTESTHESYLPSEVARSPAWSKDAAARCNSAESLESSKVTAVALDLPPVQPRAAPKPSTLIIKAIPGREELRSLARQRKWRPSIGVQVEAVSDSDTESRSQREFHSIGVQVEEDKRRARFKRSNSVTAGVQADLELEGFTGLAVATEDKALQFGRPFQRHSSEPESGRQYAVYKTVHTQGQWAYREDYQLQYDTVEVPRRDAWIERGSRSLPDSGRASPCHRDGEWFIKLLQAEVEKMEGWCQQMEREAEDYDLPEEILEKIRSAVGSAQLLMSQKVQQFYRLCQQNMDPNAFPVPTFQDLAGFWDLLQLSIEDVSMKFGELQQLKANGWKIMEPKEEKKVPPPIPKKPPRSKVHPVKERSLDSVDRQRQEARKRLLAAKRAASFRQSSATESADSIEIYIPEAQTRL
- the DLGAP3 gene encoding disks large-associated protein 3 isoform X2, producing MMKGYHGERSQTQPSSGHRCRCIPENCEHPADYIPHGPEGRPPYLLSPSEPCSLEHPYCPARSPGAASECPGGPLSEPPSASASSTFPRMHHAQQPYDSCDECMATAHPASKINRLPPTLLDQFEKQLPLHHDGFHTLQYPRAGGAEPRSESPSRIRHLVHSVQKLFAKSHSLEAPAKRDYNGAKMDGRGDGYHHHHHHHHHHHHHQSRHGKRSKSKDRKVDSRHRSKMLGWWSSDDNLDSDSSYMVSGRHAADQGTQYCVDAPESAFRDLTLKSLKGGGEGKCLACAGMSMSLDGQTLKRSAWHTMTVSQAREAYPSAGGTEKTLMLQEAKAKDRAYQYLQVPQDEWSGYPAGKDGEIPCRRMRSGSYIKAMGDEDSADSDISAKVLPRAATRRDSYRRSSSADQARTNCCTPPRMLPRGQSYGRSFTTGQINDELNHQFEAVCESVFGEVESQAVEALDLPGCFRMRSHSYLRAIQAGCSQDDDCLSLFSMSAPPGPPITSSILKPSTSFSYRKAPPPIPPGTKAKPLISVTAQSSTESTHESYLPSEVARSPAWSKDAAARCNSAESLESSKVTAVALDLPPVQPRAAPKPSTLIIKAIPGREELRSLARQRKWRPSIGVQVEAVSDSDTESRSQREFHSIGVQVEEDKRRARFKRSNSVTAGVQADLELEGFTGLAVATEDKALQFGRPFQRHSSEPESGRQYAVYKTVHTQGQWAYREDYQLQYDTVEVPRRDAWIERGSRSLPDSGRASPCHRDGEWFIKLLQAEVEKMEGWCQQMEREAEDYDLPEEILEKIRSAVGSAQLLMSQKVQQFYRLCQQNMDPNAFPVPTFQDLAGFWDLLQLSIEDVSMKFGELQQLKANGWKIMEPKEEKKVPPPIPKKPPRSKVHPVKERSLDSVDRQRQEARKRLLAAKRAASFRQSSATESADSIEIYIPEAQTRL